Proteins encoded within one genomic window of Anopheles gambiae chromosome 3, idAnoGambNW_F1_1, whole genome shotgun sequence:
- the LOC1279805 gene encoding minor histocompatibility antigen H13, translating into MAEVVEEVIAQIQENLTATVTEGEEGGATNATGKTPSTPEGMALAYGTLVVMALLPIFFGSMRSVKHHKEQSTAFAKTGEKPDTMSSKDAMMFPIMASCALFGLYMFFKIFSKDNINYLLTGYFFFLGVMALSHLLSPVISSLIPASIPKIPYHLSFVQGPPEGGDKKSKEKKYLIDYRFTTHDVVCFIVALVISVWYLLQKHWIANNLLGLSFAVNGVELLHLNNIATGCILLCGLFVYDIFWVFGTNVMVTVAKSFEAPIKIVFPQDLMTNGLAASNFAVLGLGDIVIPGIFIALLLRFDNSLKRKSKTYFYATFIAYFIGLLATIFVMHVFKHAQPALLYLVPACLGTPLLLAVLKGDLKKLLAYEDHPEEKPAKAAKNTNEKTKSKNTSDNSEEKATPPAKKETKKKEAKKAK; encoded by the exons ATGGCTGAGGTAGTGGAGGAAGTGATCGCACAGATCCAGGAAAACCTGACCGCCACCGTGACGGAGGGCGAGGAAGGGGGCGCCACGAACGCAACCGGAAAAACTCCCTCCACGCCGGAAGGGATGGCCCTGGCATATGGCACGCTGGTCGTGATGGCGCTGCTGCCCATCTTCTTCGGCTCGATGCGCTCGGTCAAGCACCACAAGGAACAGTCGACGGCGTTCGCGAAGACAGGCGAAAAGCCGGACACGATGTCGTCCAAGGATGCGATGATGTTCCCGATCATGGCCTCCTGCGCGCTGTTTGGGCTGTACATGTTCTTCAAGATCTTCTCCAAGGACAACATCAACTACCTGCTGACCGGGTACTTTTTCTTCCTCGGCGTGATGGCCCTGTCCCATCTGCTGAGCCCCGTCATCAGCTCGCTGATTCCGGCCTCGATCCCGAAGATCCCGTACCACCTGTCGTTCGTGCAGGGACCGCCGGAGGGCGGCGACAAGAAGAGCAAGGAGAAGAAGTATCTCATCGACTACCGCTTCACGACGCACGACGTGGTGTGCTTCATCGTGGCGCTGGTCATTAGCGTGTGGTACCTGCTGCAGAAGCACTGGATCGCCAACAACCTGCTCGGCCTGTCCTTTGCCGTCAATGGGGTGGAGCTGCTGCACCTGAACAACATCGCGACCGGCTGCATCCTGCTGTGCGGGCTGTTCGTGTACGACATCTTCTGGGTGTTCGGCACGAACGTGATGGTGACGGTGGCGAAATCGTTCGAGGCACCGATCAAGATCGTGTTCCCCCAGGACCTGATGACGAACGGGCTGGCCGCGTCGAACTTTGCCGTGCTCGGGCTGGGCGACATCGTCATCCCCGGCATCTTTATCGCGTTGCTGCTCCGCTTCGACAACAGCTTGAAGCGCAAGAGCAAGACCTACTTCTACGCCACCTTCATCGCGTACTTCATCGGTCTGCTGGCGACGATCTTCGTGATGCACGTGTTCAAGCACGCGCAGCCCGCTCTGCTGTACCTGGTGCCGGCCTGTCTCGGCacgccgctgctgctcgcgGTGCTTAAGGGCGATCTGAAGAAGCTGCTTGC CTACGAAGATCATCCCGAGGAGAAACCGGCGAAGGCTGCGAAAAACACCAACGAAAAGACGAAATCGAAAAACACTAGCGACAACAGCGAGGAAAAGGCTACCCCGCCCGcgaaaaaggaaacgaaaaagaaggaagcgaAAAAGGCCAAGTAA